A genomic window from Scomber scombrus chromosome 18, fScoSco1.1, whole genome shotgun sequence includes:
- the poldip3 gene encoding polymerase delta-interacting protein 3: MADVSLDEVIRQRGINTKVPAKRPMFGRGAGGTGKSFDARQKIGVGDVRQRLGGGTGFQVKDAREKLGQKDARFKIRGRGGAAAGGGGVQDARQMINSRKQGQSQFTVPAQTTLKTAVTHQVQSQTLVPQIQIHAVNNFAGVNMRQFTPNVQGLNVRGSTTPQLSNNNKRMMDARDRLSLKRSIGGIQTQAAGLNPFKITKTIQQHPMGMSGGIRAASQPVSNDHDGTPSKQIKINTDNSVLQSRPGTVGTPFSMSAPITKVFKNDAYTAPRPPVPVAPTRPNPSMTASRSSAAALQPVSRTLQQSTAETSKPPPAPPQPAFSPLEGTKITVNNLHPRVTEEDIVELFCVCGALKRARLVKVGVAEVVFVRKEDAVSAYRKYNNRCLDGQPMKCNLHIQGNVITSDQPILLRLSDTPGTGSGTKKDGLPPSLSRPAGQRASSQPTPEVDPQTILKALFKSTTQSTSTTEPPSSQATAFRIKI, from the exons ATGGCAGACGTCTCTTTGGATGAAGTGATACGACAGCGCGGTATTAATACCAAGGTGCCCGCCAAACG acCAATGTTTGGACGGGGTGCAGGAGGGACAGGCAAGAGTTTTGATGCCCGGCAGAAGATCGGGGTCGGTGATGTCAGACAGAGACTTGGAGGAGGAACGG GGTTTCAAGTTAAGGATGCCAGAGAAAAGCTGGGTCAGAAGGATGCTCGCTTCAAAATCCGCGGCAggggaggagcagcagcaggaggaggaggagtgcagGATGCTCGTCAGATGATCAACTCACGCAAACAGGGGCAGAGTCAGTTCACCGTCCCTGCACAGACCACGCTAAAGACAGCAGTAACGCACCAAGTACAGAGCCAGACACTTGTGCCACAGATACAGATACACGCCGTCAATAATTTCGCCGGCGTGAATATGAGGCAGTTTACCCCCAATGTACAAGGACTGAATGTGAGGGGTAGCACGACACCACAGCTGAGCAATAACAACAAGAGAATGATGGACGCTCGCGACAGACTGAGCCTCAAGAGGAGCATCGGAGGGATACAGACACAGGCAGCCGGTTTAAATCCATTTAAAATAACCAAGACCATCCAG CAACATCCAATGGGAATGTCCGGTGGAATACGTGCAGCTTCACAG CCTGTCTCCAATGATCACGATGGCACGCCcagtaaacaaataaagataaatactGATAACAGTGTGCTACAATCACGG CCGGGTACAGTGGGTACCCCTTTCTCCATGTCAGCCCCGATTACCAAGGTGTTTAAAAACGATGCTTACACAGCTCCACGTCCTCCTGTCCCCGTGGCTCCTACTCGGCCCAACCCCAGCATGACCGCCAGCCGGTCCTCAGCTGCAGCCTTGCAGCCAGTCTCCAGGACCCTTCAGCAAAGCACAGCAGAAACCAGCAAACCACCTCCTGCTCCCCCTCAG CCTGCGTTCAGTCCTTTGGAGGGGACGAAAATAACCGTGAACAACCTGCATCCCCGGGTCACTGAGGAAGACATAGTT GAGCTGTTCTGTGTGTGCGGTGCCTTGAAGCGAGCGCGGCTGGTGAAGGTGGGCGTTGCTGAAGTGGTGTTTGTCCGCAAGGAGGACGCCGTGagcgcatacaggaagtacaacAACCGCTGCCTGGACG GTCAACCAATGAAGTGTAACCTTCATATTCAGGGAAATGTCATCACTTCTGATCAGCCCATTCTATT GAGGCTCAGTGACACTCCAGGCACCGGCAGCGGTACAAAGAAAGACGGCCTGCCCCCCTCCCTGTCTCGCCCCGCCGGTCAGCGAGCCTCCTCTCAGCCCACTCCAGAGGTGGACCCCCAAACCATCCTCAAAGCTCTGTTCAAGTCCACCACACAGTCCACCTCCACCACTGAGCCTCCCAGCTCACAGGCCACCGCCTTTCGCATCAAGATATAG